The genomic window GCCTCAGGCAGGTGATGAAATCAGTTTTCCAAAACCTTCAGAAACATGGTCCATTACAGTATAAAAGAGACACAAAAGAGTGATGGAAGAAGGCCATTTGTTCctgaaaaacagtgttttcctttgACTTCAAGGAAATGTTTGTATCAGTTCGTGAGGTATTGTCTTTCCTGACCATATTGGATTCTGCCTGACCTCTGTCACAGAGACTCACTGGTCTTCATCCATGTGCTGGATTGCCTCTCTGCTGCAACCAGAGCCTCCTAAATTACAGTTTTGGCTGTCACAAGTGCTTTGTCCAGATGTGCCAGAAGTGTGCTACCACTGACAGCCTCGCACTAAAGAATCCAGCCCAGAGAGACACGGACCAGATGAAGAGAGATTTAGCAGATGTTTGAAGACTCATGAGGTAGCTCAGGAGATTTTCAGTAATGCCTGCTTGCAGCCAGGCCATGGATACTGCGTGAAAATCTGTTCTCATGTGCCTCAGCCCATCTGCTGTTGCCGAAGAGTGAAGAAAAGAGGACTACAAAAACCATTAATAACAAACCAGTTCACAGCTTCTGGATTTCCAGAATACAGCTCAAATGATCAGAATCAAATATTGCGTCAGTTTGCCCTCTTTTGTACCTATGAGATTGTTGACTTTAAGTAAGAAAACCTATTCTTCCATGGCTGCTCATAGATCCATGTGGTCCCCTTGTTGTAGGACTCTGTTCTTCTGGATCCAGCATCACAAGGTGACACACACAAGCTCACATGTGCAGGGGATGAGGGGAGCCAAGAGGCACATGTATCAGGTTACAAAATACAAATACCCACATGTTTTTACTATATATACACCCCCTGTATTACTGTGCTATGCCACTACAGCATTACTAATTATTTGGGTGATAATCTCTATTGCACTGTAGTACACCATGCAATAAGCAGCTGGTGCAATTGATTAAATGgcaaagcaaagcttttaaagTACATGCTATTTCCAGCTCATTTGCACACCTGCCAGAATCCACTGGTGCTGTTCTGGATTTATGAGGAGGACGAGGTTAAATTTTGCTGAGGACTTCAGGTTAGCCCAGAGGGTTAGAAAGCtataaaaatgggaattttggatttttttaacccTGCAAGCTTGACTTGATACTCTGGGTGCTGTGCCATTTGTAAGAGTTTACACTGTCATCCAAAAACAGGGCATAAACCCAACTCTGTAATGTTACATTATATGAATACTGACCATCACcttaaaaaaactaaacagCCAGCAAAATCTGAGATTAAAATTAGAGCCTCCACAGACTAAGACAAGTTTTTAAAGACAAGGCTTGCTAAGTAATTATAAATGCAGTGGCACGTTGAATAAATACTAGTTGGGTTTGCGTTAGGAAAGCAGCTGTTTATGAGAAATGTGTTGAGACACAGATATGGGCACATCAGATAATTCTACCCTATAATTACACTGTTACAAATTTCTGTAGCCCTTAATTCTGTTTCTTGGggatttgttttttcccccctggtatttctgaaaatacctGCAGATACAGGAGCAGATGTGTGCCATGAAAAGCCCTCAGGGCAGCAGTACCAGAAGAGGCTGGCTGTTCCAGCTCCAGAAGCGTTGGCCGTCAGAAGTGACCTTGGCCACACTGTTGTATTTGggctgaaatcacagaattatagaaatgattggttggaagggactctgGAGTTCCTCTGAACCTCTGAAAAAGCAACTTCTGGCTGCTGCACATCCCCCTTTGCCACTCCTGAGAAGAGTTCTGCTCTGTTGCCTTTGCAACCTTCAAGCATTTCTCAGCTGCCATTGGATTGCTCTTTACCCTCCTCTTCAGCCAAATCTTTGGGAATAGCCTGTGACAGAGGTCTGGTGAACTGGTCAAAGCAGGGGACCTAACAAGAGCTGTCAAGATGCTGGAAAGGAAACCAACTGGTTTAAATGTCCCAatctgctgcctttcctttgcAAGGCAGGCAGGATTAGATACCTGTGCAGCTGGTATCTAATGAAATACCCTCAGCAGCTGTCTGCCTGGGAAGTGAGTTTTGTTTACTAAGGGGAAATAAATGGATCTTTATCTGACATTAATGGGGTGCTAGCACTTTAAGGATTGTCTGTTCCCCTGTTCTCTATACTCTAAAGACACTGGTGTTAAGGAGCTTGACATAGCTAAAGCTTGGGTGTGACTCaacatttcactgaaatttcCTTCCCACAATATTACTAGTAACAGCTGCAGTTAATTTGTCTATGAATATGCAGTATCACAGGAAGGAGATTATAAATTTATGCTACAAATCATAAAGGATGGCAAAATTGTCACAGAGCAACAAGAACCCATCTCTTAATTTAACCAAGAAACAAGATGGTATCAACCACAGATCATCAGCTCATGAAGACATATTCCTCGTGATCTCTCTGTGTTGACTGGAACTGTAGTTGTTAATATATGAATACATTTCTAAGCAAACCACTTAGCATGCAAGTTCCCTTGGAAGAGTAATTTTTAAGCACTGTACACTGGATGATCAGAGCCTTTCCCGTGGACACAGACAGTGCTGGCATTTCCAGCTTGGTATCAGGaaaattctctttctctttttatcctgtctttccttaTGATTCTGACTAAAGAGAAAATCTAACACTTGACATACCTGCTTACATGACTTGGAGATTTGCAGTCAGTTGAACATGTGTAGTGAAAGAGGCCCAAAAGGGTTtaacacagtaaaatatttgctgtCACATCTGTAGTTATCATTTCAgatattctggaaaaaaatatgagataTGTGCAGCATGGTTAAAAGGTAATGTTCTTCCTTAATTATAGGAAAGACAACTGTTTCACTGCCTACTTTGGATGATATTGATGTTTTTGATGTTTATGTTGGTTAAGCAGAATTAGCTGATATGGACTTAATCTTTCTCTCCCCACGAAAGTGCAAGGGTTTGTTCAAGCTTGTACAACACTTACCCATTATCAGGGTGGGAACAGCTGTTTCTAACACATAACTTCCTGAGCTTCAGAGGATCCTCTCCAAGATTTATATAGTGCTTAGTGCTCTATCCATCTCCTCTGCTCAACAAGGGGTTGTTGGGGAGTAGGTGACTGCATATGGACTTTCCTTCCTTAGTGCCTCCTTGTTATGGTCACAGCTCAGATGGTGAACtcagaaggagaagaaacatGGAACCTGCACTGCTTTTGGAAAATCTCACTAAGGAACCCTCACATTTGGCAACAagttcatcttttttttttttacagttgcACTGTCTTATGCCATGCAATGCATTTTATACAGATACAACTGATgcaattatataaatatatatgcacacatacaaTTGCAAATACATATTCAAGGTGACCTTTGTAAAAGGAGGGAGCTAGAAACTTCTTTAAAGCAATAAATCTAAGAATTTGAGACATTTTCCACTAGTATACACGCTCAAAACGCTGGAAAACTGAAGTATAAGTCTGGCTGATGATTTAAGAGCTTGGCTGACCCAAATCTGGGGTCAGCAAGTCACAGTTGCAGCCACAGCGTCTGGAAAGCGAGGCTGGCTGTGATCGTTTGGAGCCCTGAGGTCACTCCAGGTCCTGTTGTCCTCACTGGTGCCAGTGCCAGGGACTCCAGGAGGAGtccttgcttttcctcctgcccGTGTTCTCTCAGACACAGCTCAGACCCAAAGCACTTGCGTGGGGCTGGGGTGCCCTCACCGGGGTGATGGAATGCTGCGACAAAAAaccagccaggctggaaggaggTAGCCATCTGCTGGTGTTCCCTGCGCTCTAGCAGCCGAGAGGGGGCACGTTTCCTAACCCgtgtctcttttcctttgcagatgGTGCTGCTGGCTCGCTGCGAGGGGCGCTGCAGCCAGACGTCGCGCTCGGAGCCGCTGGTCTCTTTCAGCGCGGTGCTGAAGCAGCCCTTCCGCTCCACCTGCCACTGCTGCCGCCCCCAGACCTCCAAGCTGAAGGCCATGAGGCTGCGGTGCTCGGGGGGCATGCGGCTCACGGCCACCTACCGCTACATCCTCTCCTGCCACTGCGAGGAGTGCAACTCCTAAGGGCGGGGggccacagcagggaggggactgGAGTGCTGCCGGTGGGAAAGACTCCCAAGAAACAATCCAGAGTCAAGCCGATGCTCCCAGCACACGATTGCAGCAAGGACAGGACTAACCAGGCTGGAATGAATCTGAGAGCTGAAGTGTAAAATACCCTGGGGTGCTGGATGGTGGATGCTGGTACCACGGTGTATGAAGGAGAAAGGACGAGGACTTGTTTTTGagaagcctttctttttttctgaaaggatatttttgagaatttcttctttttcgGGCTCAGATCTGACTACAGAGCTTTTACTGCTGgccatgggcagcaggggaaCAGAGAGGGAGGTCAGCTGGATGACAGCACTGAGCTCTGGAAGCTGACGTTCGGACAGAGGATGGGCATCAGTTCCCACATACAACCTCTTAACCTATCAATTTATTCTCAGTTTCCTACTTATACTGGCCTTCAAAACAAACTGTGCTGTTGGCAAGGGTCATGTGTTACTGATCTAGCAGCCAAGTGCTGGATGACTTTAACTGTGGTTTAgcagaaattataaataaacCATTGAAAAGTGAACTGGATCTGAAATGCCATGCTGGGAATATCCAGCCCTAGCCAGCTGAAATGATTATTTGCACCATATGTCATCAGAGTTCAGTGTTTGAGTGACTCTTGAGAAGTGAAAGGTCATGAgattcactattaccctctaAAAGCCCAGAAAGGTGACACATCACATCTGTCGCAAAAGCCATTATTCAACCTCTAAAAActaatcaaatattaaaataccaCATACtaaatggaaacatttcttAACTTAACTTAGACATATTTATGTACAGAACCAGAGCCACCAAAATGATGACTAAACCTAGGACTTATTTTCATCTATAGCTCTTAGGCCATTGAGCAAATActattttgccttttaaaggCAGACAATCCCAAACACAGGGGAATCACACTGATGTCCCTGTAGGAAGTTTAAGGCAGAGTCTGAGTCCCAGTGTTACCCATTCAACAGCAAGGGCTGTGTTTCAATTTACTCAATGATCCGCTGCTACTTGGGGTCCTGTCTGACTCACCATTTGGCTTGGCAGCTGGTCCCTATGCCCACTTGTCCTTTGTGCTCACACAAGGATGGAAGAGGCTGAGGTGGGGTTAGCACAAGCCCACAATCTGTAGGAGAAACTGTCCTACAACCAGGACATCAGAGCTGTGGGGTGCTGCAGAGCATGGGTAGCCAGTGGTTCTCTGCAAGAAGTGAGGCCATGAGCTGCTTTCCCTTGCAGGAccactgcagaaagaaatgccTCGAGGAGCTGAATGAGTTGCAGCGTTCGGTAGGGTACAAGGGTCTCGAAATAACAGGGGATCCGAAGTTTGGGAATGGCATTTGGTATTTGCAGAGAAACTCTGTCCCTCCTCCATTAACATGAGATGTTAAGGAAGGTTCACTCACAGTCTCTTGTGTCTGCAAGGAAACAATATAATTGTTCTTGTCTAATGCTTCAGTTCTTCTCTTCTTAAATGGCAGCACATCCAGTCAGACAGCAGCATGTCTGTGATGTTCACATAAAACCAGCGGAGCCATTGTTTTGACAGAAAGTCATGAAGGTGTTGAGAGAACCTCTGCTGTGTAAGGATTCATGGTCTGTAGCCCCTGCATGCATAGTCCCACAATTATTCCCTGGGATAGGCTGGATTGGCTCCCATGCACAGCAACGTCTGGCAGGGCCCCATGGTAAGGACGGGGAGTCCTATCCAAGAATAGGGTTCAGTCCATCTGTTCAACACCATCCAGTTTGTCTGCAGCAAATGCCATATGCAGGAGCTCAAGGATGCACACTGCCATTGCAGGGAACTCCCAAGGCCAGTCCTCCTGTGGTTATATTGGAGATACTGTCCTCCTGTGGTTATATTGGAGTTACTGTCCTCCTGTGGTCTACATTGGAGTTCCTGTGGCTGGTCAGGCAAAAACAAATTCCTTCGCCTCTGCCACCTGACGGTGGATTTGCAGGGGGTGTGAATGCAGAGGTGACAGACACTGGCCTTGCAAGCCAAATCCTGGAGTAGGATGGCAATCAGCAGTGGAAAGGGATGAGGGACAGGTACGACTGCAGACACCAGCTAAAGAGGTTTGTGATTCATGGGAAGGACTGTCTCTGTCTTCTGGAGATGGCCAGTTTTCAATGACACAGAGCTGTGGGCAAACAAAAGGGTGAATCAAAGTGCTGGAAGCTGAGGGGCTCAGATTAAAATGTCAAACCCAGGAGTGATGAGCTCCAGTGAGCTCATTAGACACCATGCACTGTTTCAGGATTGTCAGTCATTCTTCTCACATCTGATGCCTGGTCTGAACATCAAAGGATGAGCGAAGGGAGTGTGAGCTGGGCATTATCACCAGACTACTTTATATGAAAGATCATATGTGCGTCCCTTTTCCACTCTCTTTCAACCTCCAGCATCTAAAGATCCCATTATCCAAAAAAGCACCACCCCCTACTGTTAATTATATATAGAAAATTCCAGTCCTTATCTGAAACATCAGCAATACCTTTGATAACCAAATAACTGTACTGCAAAATATGCATGACCTCTAAGCACGGGTATAGAGGCTGCTGCACACGAGCAGAGCTATGCAGTTGTCTAAGGAATTGGGAATGTTTGGAGGGTCACTGCTATATCCAGCATCACCTCCCCCTGGGTTGGGCTGCCACTGGTCTCCTCTGCCAGTGCAAAATGAGGGGGCTGTGACATGAAATTTGGGTGCAGTTTGCAGCACTCCTGCATGGCTGCAAATGGCTAGGCTGGCTGGCTGGGACATGGCAGGACAGCATGGGCCTGACCATGGTCCTCTggtgaggagagaggagggggtTGAGCAGAGACCATGCCTGAGAGATTTAgcaaaaaagagaatatttacaGTGAGAGAAGAGCTTGGCCTGTATTTATTCCCACATCCCCCTCGCTAACACAGTGCCAAAGCTATATTTGCTCAAATAGGTCTCACAGAAGATATTTGTGTTTCgacaaaagcttttttcccccctctcacCCCCCACATTCCCTGCACTTCTGCTTGGTTCCTCTAATGAAATCATCACCTCGTGACCTCAAAGGCTGTTGCCAGGCATAAATGTTGAGGTGAATTCAACATTATCTAATTGAACTGCTGAGTTGAATAAATGCATGGAAAGAATAGAACAGAAATTATGAATGACAAGACAAAACATACCTGTAAATAGCTAGAACTTGATATTAAACAATGAATTAAACTTTCAAATTCTCCTTTTGGCTTTGTCAGGCAATCTTCATATTAACATTTAAGAAAAGGAGGAGCTATTCTTCAAAACCAAGTGCACCAAAGTCAGTTATAAAACTATATTTTGACACTTTTTTTTGGTCAGCATTTTAGGCAACTAAGTGCTGACTGAAGTACACAGGTGCTACCTGAGGTAAAATTCAGGTGGTGTGttgaagcaaatgaaaatgagGGTTCAGGTAAAAACTACAGGATCTGGCTCATAGTGAGAAAGAGTTTAAACAGTGCTTGGAGATGAACTGGCTTCCTGATTTATGAGTCTGACACCACTCCGGACACTTAAGCTCTGTTTTTCAAGTCAGAACACCGTGTAAGTGCTTCTTAAATTGAACAACAGGGAGGACAATGCCCAGTTTTTTTAGATAatgttttggggctttttgtttgctaAAGCATCCTCTTACTGGCACTTGAATGAGGAggctttgtccttttttcccctctcactgCACCTCACCTTTCAGGCACTGCCTTCCCCCACAGAAAGGCTGGTTCAGCTGTGATCATCCTGTGGTTTGCTCAAGATGAGATGTGATACAGACAGTCCCTCATGTGAGAAAAGAGAGGCCCCTGAGCTCCCTCCTGTGGGTGTTTTTTCAGTAACTAGTCCTACATGTTTAAAGACAGTAGTTTCTTACTGAAATTGCCTAAAATGGGATTAAACCCTCTAGGAAACGCTTGATAAAGAATTTTTCCTCTGACTTGGGCCctaagtatttttgaaaaatccaaatgccattaaaaaaaatcagtgtaaggGGAGGGGGTGATGCTATGACTTTCTTTGACTCTgtaagtatttaaaagacaaggGGCTGACAGCCTTCTCAGAGAGATTGCATTATAGCTAACAGGCCAGAGAGACCTCTGTCTGAAACTGTGAGACTGGAAATTTCCCAGGTAGGTGTCTAACtgtattagaaattaaatttgaagaATTCACACAAATAATATTGAATATACATCTAAAGTACTTCAGGTATTGAGATGATATTCTTACTGCCTGCtttgttctttgaaaatgacgtaaaaatgcttttgcagaACTCAAACATTCACAGGGGCGATCGGCCCCACAGCTTTACTGAGGTGCAGTTTGGTACTATTAGAAGTAATAACTCTTGATCCCTGTGTCATATTCCTGTGTGTATACACGTGTACGTATATGCACAAAACAAGGCTCTGTTTCACAGGCATCTCTCTTTAGCCTCATTGTCCTTCTACCATTTCCAAaagcctggagaggagcagagacCTCTCCCGGACCCTCTCTACCACTCTTAGAAAGCAGCTATTTTCCACCACTGTTTGTAAGATGTACAAAATTTAGCAAGCAGGTGGCCTGAATCACTCCTCATTCTCCTGAAGGGAGACATCCCAGTAGGTGCCCAAATCCTCCTGAGTCCCTCAGCTGACTGCTCAAATACAACTCTCTGTGGTCACATCAGGGGTCACTTGTTGGAGCCAAACAAATATTCCAGACATAAAGTTCTATAGCTCCTTGTAGAGAAGGGATCAGGTTGATCTCATACCTAACTTCATGGCTATGTTTATTCTTTTCATCTGTTCTTTCTATTGGTCTCGTTTATTAAATTGTAGATGTTCCCAACTCTTCTTTTGATCTCTTTAGAGTATTGACAAAAAGGTTATAGGCTCTTTAACAAAATTGTTGTATGGTGTTTAGAAATTATGCCCTTTCTCATCTCtggaataatatttaaaaaggcaGTTCTCTTCTACAGACTGTGACTGTGGGAAAAATACATCAGAAgatgaaacacagcagagaacatTTGGGGGAAGTAAGACATGATACTCTACACTTTGATGAAATGACAGTAAGGGATTttctttagcaaaaaaaaaatcccataattAATACTTAATTAAATAAACACAGTGAATTCTGAGAGGGATTTTTCAAAGGTGCTCAATATTGATTTGACTCCACTCTCATTCTCACTGAAGGAGAGAAATCAGCAACTTTAGTGAGAACAAAGCCTGGCTAGCACCACAGAGCCTCCTGCCTGAGTGTGATGGGAGAGGCAAGGAGGGAAGGATCCATTCCTGCAAAGAACCTGCTCAGGATATTGGAAGTCCTCAGCAAGAGATGTTCCCAAGTCAGCTGCCCCTAActaaggaaaacacagagttATACTTGTTTTCTTCATCCCTTTTGCTTGCCTTGCTCCTCCTCACTCACCCTGCACCTCTTAACATGTGGAAACTATCATGCTACTGGGATCCCACTGCTAATGTCAGACACATCTCCACATTGTCCAAACATTCCCAGTAATGGAATTTTCAGAACTGGAAATACGACCTGCTGCAGCATGACTGTGCAAACTTTAAAGTGATTCTAATTTTATATGAGCTAGATATGTTCAAATATTACCACTCCAGGGACCACAGTTACTACTGCCTCACAAATTTCATTCCCTTTGACGCACAAGAGAGTCCCTGCACTGGGAGAACCCATTCCCATCATTCCTAATTTCTCCCACgctgtttctttgtttatatttgATGCTGCCTTTAAGGCCTTGAACAATGACAAGCAGGTAGTCCAATACTCTTGGTATGTACTCTCCCGTTTGGAAACAGCCTCAGGAGGGAAATATAAGTGCTAATGCTGGCTTTTCATCTGCAGGCACCATGAACTTCAGAACACTGGGGCTATTTTGTGACCTGGTATTGGAAACTCACTACTGACTACTTTGTGGTATTTCTTCCCTTTAACTGTAGTGTTAGATATAGAAATAtgatgtgcacacacacataggGAAGGTGGGACCGTGTTTATTCTAGGATGTGAAAAGCTGTAGTTTCAAGCCTTGACTTCGGATAGTCCTGGCTTTGTGGGAAATGTCTTTCAGTATTACAGTCTTTCAGTGAGAtaggaaaacacacacaactCTACCTTTATATATTCATAAATATATGGCTATGCATTTAAACCTCAATAGTGCCACAGTTGTCAGAAAAAATAACTGCACAAATGACCTtgaaaaccataaaataaaagGTGATAAATACAAAATCATGCGAGGTCAGCAGCACTCCTGGCTGCAGTGGAGACAAAGAGCACTACTGGTTGCTCCTATATTTTGCTGAGTAACCTGCGTTTCTCCCTGGAGGTGGAGCACAGCCTGAGCTCAAGTGTGATGAAATCCCTGTAAATTCTTCCTCCCGTTCTGGGagagtgctggggctggggctgagccttTAGGTGGAGCTCACTTACCACTGCTTTTCCCGTTGGACACTGCAGGCCTGGGTCAGCCCAGCAGAGATAGGAAGGCAGGATTTTGCAGGATGAGTGAGGTATCAGAGACTCTTCTTATAAGTCCACACAACCAGAGAAACTCCCTTCAGGTCTACCTCCATCTAAAAGGATCCCATAGACCTTCAGCTCCAGAATGAGGCACAGCATGGCCCAGCAGGACGGGACAGTGGATGCATCTGGCACATTTTACTGGATGGCTGCAGAAGGCTGCactgggctgtgggacagggaagCTGTGTGACTGGGGCAGGAGAGCCATGTACAAGTGGAATGCAGTGGAAAGCACAAAGGAGTAGGTTTCTGTGCGAGATTTGTGCTCAGCATGGGAAATCAGCTTCAAAGTGTGTGTTTCCCAGTTCTTCCCATCCCTTCTCTGAGATCTggcaggctggagagcaggcagaAATGAGTGGAAGAAAGCTCTATGCTTGCAGCAAACCACAAATCAGTGAACTGTAATTAAGTCACATGTGAGGGCTTGCAATTTTGTCTAACAAAGCCAGGCTTGTAAAAGCCCTGTTTATTTCACACCATAAAAATGATACCAGGCATCACAAGCAGAGCCTGTGTCAGCTTAGGAGGATGAAGAATGAGAGTATCCTTTATAGCACCAGGGTACAGCTCTAGACAGCAGAAGGGGACAGGAATGATCTGTAAACCTGCAAAACATGAAAAGGTTAAATCATCGCATTACACTTTTCTTATACATAAAACTCCCAGCAatatgatgtcacagaagagctGACACGACCCCAAATCTTGCCCACCATAGTTTAACACTCACGAGTTTCCTGGGATGAACTGATGTTTGGGACAGCAAACTTCTACAACAGCAACTTTACACTGAGGGCAACTGTGGAACAGTGAGGGTCTTGCACAGATATCAAAGAGGGACCAGGAGATGCTATTCTTTGTTCTTACTTTTTAGGGCCTGATTATTTCAGTTGGATTCTCACACATTCCTCGTCTTTTTCTCTActtgtgcaggaaaaaaacccaccttgaTGGTTGTGAATATCTGTGAAACAGTAAATTGTTCAGTGAACTGTTTCCCAGCTGAAACTACATCCATGCTAGAAAACCTTCCCCATTTTGTGATTTCTCACAGCAGTATCCAAACCTTTCTCTCGTATATGGGGTAAGATGCCTTGAAGGGAAATCAAGTTATAAGGGAAACAAACTTCAACAGTGTTGCTGGTGCACGTTTCTTATGCTGTTACTACTTTATCTTCTTCCCCAGTCCCCTGATTTTTTTACAGGATAATGCCCAATCACTATAAACGTAAGCATTACTAATTAGTAAATATTAAAGATGATATCATAGGTCAGTTAGGAAGATTTACTACCCCTTTCACATGACAGATCACTTACCCACTACAGTAAGTAGTTACTGACATCAGCAATAACAATTCCACTGTTGCAGCATTACTCCTACTTATACTGTAAATATTatccttctctctgtttttgttCTTCACTCTAAAAATATGTAACAAAACATGAGTGGAACATACTGAATACAGCGTATTATCCTGTGTGTCATGTAGAATTTAGCAGGCAGgattggctcatgggtcaaggCACCCAGAATCAGGCCTATGTATAAATTCCCACTAGAGTTTGTGGAGATCCAGGTGAAATGACTGAGTTTAGAGTCAACTCATGTGACTAGACATTTAATATATACTACTGGGTGAGCTGAGTAATCTTCTAGAAAGAACTGACTGTCCTGACCAGATGCTTGTGGATTATAACAGGAGGTTAGGCAGCTACTGCATAGGTAGACATATCCCCTGCAGTGTTAATCTGCAAGCTGAATTAacctatttctttttaaaaaaaaaaaaacaaaaacaaaaccaaaacaacccaacaacaacaacaacaaacgATTCCATTACTctaatttattacttttaaaaccaTTCTTATAAAATCATTCTCATAGAAGAGAGGCACAAATGCAGATTAATATGCTGTATAGATGAAAAAGGACAATTTTAATTCAAAGAACCCAGATTCATGTATaactgcacagcagctgtggagaTCAATACAAATCACAGAGATGCTCTTAACATGGTGATATCCTCACAAATAAAATGAGGAAACACGGTCTAGATGGATCTTCTGAGAGGTGAGTAACCAACTCCTTTCAGAGAGTAGCTAGTAGTAAACATTGTCAAAATGGGAGATTACATCCCTTCAGGCCCTTCATATTTCCACTGGTGACTGAGATGAGGGAGTACAGAGGATGCTCACTGTGTTTGCGTGTGGCATTAAGCAGTAGGGACTGCAAATACAAATTAGTATTCAAAGCAATCCAGACAAATTGAAGGTACTGCCTAAAGCAAACAGAAGGGAGACCTGAAAGATGAAGCAGACAGGAAAGAATAATCAGCTGTACAAATATAAGCCTTCTCCAGGAGGAGATATGGGGATTATGGTGGGTCACAGCAGAGCATAAGTCAACAACATAATGTTGTTATGAGAAAGCTAAATGCGATACCAGGCAGCATCATGAGGTACCTGAAGCAATCTTTCCACTTTATTCAGTGTTTGTGAAGCTTCAACTAGAATAGTGGGATGAGTTTTGAGCTCAAGAAAGATGTTCACTAACTGGAGAAAGTATAGAGGAGAGAAATCTAAATAATCAGAGGGCATGAAAACATAGCCTGTAAGAAAGAATTGAAGGAAGTGGGTTGTATAATTCAGAGAAGAGAATGATGAGGAAAAATATGCTGGAAATATTAACATATGCAAAAAGAAGCTGCAGGGATTAAATTCCTATTATCCATAATGAAAAACACGTTCCTACACAGAAGATGTGGAAATAGTTGCAGAAGGTGGCTGATAGGAGATATTCTTAGATGCCTTCAAGAACAGTTTAGATAAATGTTTAGGTATAGACAATCCTACCTCCAGATGGTGTAGTGAATTAGATGATCTCaagtttctttctgtgtgtgagAGTGCATCATGACCATTTTGTCTCAATGTCTTTCTCTTGGGTAAGCTCATGATGCATGACCCCTGAGGAGAGGGTTACAAAAACTATGCCACTAAACTAAACAGAGGAGGTCAAGCCATGAGTCCTcagtgcaggggctgctgcagaaaaataGTGAGTTTCTGat from Chiroxiphia lanceolata isolate bChiLan1 chromosome 2, bChiLan1.pri, whole genome shotgun sequence includes these protein-coding regions:
- the NDP gene encoding norrin isoform X2 → MLYLPLLLPARSSSTMGNHVLAASISMLSLLAMMGDTDSKTDSSFMIDSDPSRCMRHHYVDSITHPLYKCSSKMVLLARCEGRCSQTSRSEPLVSFSAVLKQPFRSTCHCCRPQTSKLKAMRLRCSGGMRLTATYRYILSCHCEECNS